The Chloroflexota bacterium genome includes a window with the following:
- a CDS encoding EamA family transporter — translation MALFALGAVLATAFVHAFWNLLVKQSENKAAFLYFSVIISIVVFLPVAVLSTPPWVIPDLLPVLAVTGVAETIYMVALTKAYEHGDLSMVYPLARGSPPLFVTLWSVLVAGDYLPPAGYLGIALIVVAIYLTTLPSLSDWWKPIKSLEQVSSRWALLSGLCIATYTLADRQGVRLIDPKIYNLYVYLVMALGFTPYFLLSRYRLTARPTWNANWVGIIGTGIVSISSYMIILWALTVAPVSYVSAIRGTGVIIGAFYGWRLRHERLGAPRALGAALFALGIVSLALGG, via the coding sequence ATGGCACTGTTCGCGCTGGGGGCGGTGCTGGCGACGGCGTTTGTCCACGCCTTCTGGAACCTGCTCGTCAAGCAAAGCGAAAACAAGGCGGCGTTTCTCTACTTCTCGGTCATCATCTCGATTGTCGTCTTCCTTCCGGTGGCGGTGCTCAGCACGCCGCCATGGGTCATCCCCGACCTGCTGCCGGTGCTGGCCGTCACCGGCGTCGCCGAGACGATCTACATGGTCGCGCTCACGAAAGCGTACGAGCACGGCGACCTCTCGATGGTCTACCCGCTGGCGCGCGGCTCGCCGCCGCTATTCGTTACGCTCTGGTCGGTGCTGGTTGCGGGCGACTACCTGCCGCCCGCCGGCTACCTCGGTATCGCGCTGATCGTGGTTGCAATCTACCTGACGACGCTGCCGTCGCTGTCGGACTGGTGGAAGCCGATCAAGTCGCTGGAGCAGGTCTCGTCGCGCTGGGCGCTGCTGAGCGGCCTCTGCATCGCCACGTACACGCTGGCCGACCGGCAGGGCGTGCGCCTGATCGACCCGAAGATCTACAACCTGTACGTCTACCTGGTCATGGCGCTCGGCTTCACGCCGTACTTCCTGCTCTCGCGCTACCGGCTGACGGCGCGCCCGACCTGGAACGCGAACTGGGTCGGCATCATCGGCACCGGCATCGTCAGCATCTCATCGTACATGATCATACTCTGGGCGCTGACGGTTGCGCCGGTCAGCTACGTCAGCGCCATCCGCGGCACCGGGGTCATCATCGGCGCGTTCTACGGCTGGCGCCTGCGTCACGAGCGGCTCGGCGCGCCGCGCGCG
- a CDS encoding CvpA family protein encodes MSINWLDIVILLFLFVGMFLGLWQGGIRYILALGGFYAGIVLSSRLYSVVSTKLLELSPRTIPAVSDVLAFFVLMFVFGIVLTLLFMDMLRGYTDRPVGGLGHMTGAVVGLAIAVMLIAISLVALRFMTNTSWGASGDGWRIELVGVLDRSLFLPVFRSVIPVLMQGIRLGGGSLPPLFSAELGA; translated from the coding sequence ATGAGCATCAATTGGCTGGATATCGTAATTCTTCTATTCCTGTTCGTCGGCATGTTCCTGGGGCTGTGGCAGGGCGGCATCCGCTACATCCTCGCGCTGGGCGGCTTCTATGCGGGCATCGTATTGTCCAGCCGGCTCTACAGCGTCGTGTCCACTAAACTGCTGGAACTGTCGCCGCGCACGATCCCCGCCGTGTCCGACGTGCTGGCCTTTTTTGTGCTGATGTTCGTATTCGGCATCGTGCTGACGCTGCTGTTCATGGACATGCTGCGCGGCTACACCGACCGGCCGGTGGGCGGCCTGGGGCACATGACCGGCGCGGTCGTCGGTCTCGCCATCGCGGTCATGCTGATCGCCATTAGCCTGGTCGCGCTGCGCTTCATGACCAACACCTCGTGGGGCGCCAGCGGCGACGGCTGGCGCATCGAACTGGTGGGCGTGCTCGACCGCTCGCTGTTTCTGCCCGTCTTCCGCTCCGTTATTCCGGTCCTCATGCAGGGCATCCGGCTCGGGGGCGGCAGCCTGCCGCCACTCTTCAGCGCGGAACTGGGCGCCTAA